In a genomic window of Wyeomyia smithii strain HCP4-BCI-WySm-NY-G18 chromosome 1, ASM2978416v1, whole genome shotgun sequence:
- the LOC129716690 gene encoding uncharacterized protein LOC129716690 gives MVGRAWLSNFLKRNPELTFRKPEATSAARARGFNKPSVYAFYDSLEETLKDPKFTPDRILNADETSVCTVPPKKVKVAALKGKKQVGGITSAERGETVTAVMCMSVTRQHLPPFSIFPRLRMHETLKKGAPRGSKFAFNASGYMTAEIFNEWFNHFLEYVKPSEDKPALLIINGHASHTKNLAFTETARANFVKVLVLPPHTSNKLQPLDVSFMAPFKITHKK, from the exons ATGGTAGGAAGAGCTTGGCTAAGTAACTTTTTAAAACGAAATCCCGAATTGACTTTTCGTAAACCTGAAGCTACCTCTGCTGCCCGAGCAAGGGGCTTCAATAAACCTTCTGTGTATGCATTTTACGATTCACTGGAAGAAACGCTAAAGGATCCTAAGTTTACGCCTGATAGAATTTTAAACGCCGATGAGACTAGTGTTTGTACT GTCCCTCCCAAGAAGGTTAAAGTGGCAGCACTAAAAGGCAAAAAACAAGTGGGTGGCATTACATCTGCCGAACGCGGGGAAACAGTCACAGCCGTAATGTGCATGTCAGTGACTAGACAGCACCTCCCACCGTTTTCCATTTTTCCTCGTCTGCGGATGCacgaaactttaaaaaaaggGGCACCACGTGGAAGCAAATTTGCATTTAACGCATCAGGTTACATGACAGCCGAGATTTTCAATGAGTGGTTTAATCACTTTTTGGAGTACGTGAAACCATCTGAAGACAAACCTGCCTTGCTTATAATCAATGGTCACGCGTCGCACACGAAGAACCTAGCTTTCACCGAAACAGCTAGAGCTAACTTCGTTAAGGTTCTTGTTTTACCTCCCCACACTAGCAATAAACTGCAACCGCTTGACGTGTCTTTCATGGCACCCTTCAAAATTACTCACAAGAAGTAG